A window from Chloracidobacterium sp. encodes these proteins:
- a CDS encoding MFS transporter, translated as MLALYVITVVRAANQLLINAYYPFILQAQGASLVQIGNALTIFLLAGGVGGLAGGFMAERLGGRAVTILSGVTSGPLLAAAFLAPAHWTPVLLAVGGFALGATIPVNVAMAQELVPQRTATVSALMMGFAWGVGSLAPRACEPLTAIVGGYHGVIVGAAALTTVSTALVVWLPNEGQRRVAPRCAATPSWNPLRRLRNRFSFSLVRTDSSLAP; from the coding sequence TTGCTAGCGCTCTACGTTATTACGGTCGTGCGCGCCGCAAACCAACTGCTCATCAACGCCTACTATCCCTTCATCTTGCAAGCGCAGGGCGCGTCGCTGGTCCAAATCGGCAACGCACTGACGATATTCCTACTGGCAGGCGGCGTTGGTGGATTGGCCGGCGGTTTTATGGCTGAGCGCCTTGGCGGGCGGGCCGTCACCATCCTGTCCGGCGTGACTTCCGGCCCACTGCTGGCGGCGGCGTTCCTTGCGCCCGCTCACTGGACGCCGGTCCTGCTGGCTGTTGGCGGCTTTGCGCTGGGGGCGACGATTCCAGTCAACGTCGCTATGGCGCAGGAGCTTGTTCCGCAGCGGACGGCGACAGTCTCGGCGTTGATGATGGGCTTCGCTTGGGGCGTCGGGTCACTGGCGCCACGGGCTTGCGAGCCGCTGACGGCGATAGTCGGCGGCTACCACGGCGTCATTGTCGGCGCGGCGGCGCTGACTACGGTCAGTACGGCGTTGGTTGTTTGGCTGCCAAACGAAGGACAGCGACGGGTTGCGCCGCGCTGCGCCGCTACGCCCAGTTGGAACCCACTGCGCCGATTGCGCAACCGCTTCAGCTTCAGTCTTGTGCGGACGGATTCATCACTCGCCCCATAA
- a CDS encoding serpin family protein, which produces MLLSEIDPTMLSPTRLLLFTLLALFLLLSHDSSAQKRKRHPTGKTPPAIPAVSKKPPMNTAAMPQDAAAGVNRFAVALHQRLARQTDDNLFFSPYSIVSALAMTSLGARGATLAEMNTALQFPRGVPHAAFAAQDRLLNAPNAPYQLAVANALWGQRGLGFEAEFLAATKTSYGAGLEEVDFRGNPEASRTRINNWVSGKTNGRIPDLIPPGFITPMTRLVLTNAIYFKGDWAAAFNRDGTNENDQFRLPRGGTTSVAMMNRVGRYSHFDGGTFQALVMPYRGDDLSMVVLLPNTVDGLPALEQSLTGEKLREWVNKAVAREVQVSFPRFKLTRRLDSLSTDLQALGMKLAFTESADFSAMTSQTQLCIDAVVHKAFVEVNEQGTEAAAATGVGMRTTSIGPDPARPVVFRADHPFLFLIRDNRSGVVLFMGRVMNPSAQD; this is translated from the coding sequence ATGCTTCTTTCGGAGATTGACCCTACCATGCTGTCGCCTACGCGCTTGCTGCTCTTCACGCTCTTGGCGCTCTTTCTGCTTCTCAGCCATGATTCGTCGGCGCAGAAACGCAAGCGCCATCCGACTGGCAAAACGCCGCCCGCCATACCTGCCGTATCCAAGAAACCGCCTATGAATACCGCCGCCATGCCGCAGGACGCCGCCGCCGGCGTCAATCGCTTCGCTGTTGCACTGCACCAACGGCTTGCCCGTCAAACCGACGACAACCTGTTTTTCTCGCCCTACAGCATCGTTTCAGCGCTGGCGATGACTTCGTTAGGCGCGCGCGGTGCGACGCTCGCGGAAATGAACACGGCGCTCCAGTTCCCAAGAGGCGTGCCGCACGCCGCCTTCGCCGCGCAGGATCGCCTCTTGAACGCGCCGAACGCACCCTACCAACTTGCTGTCGCCAACGCGCTCTGGGGGCAGCGTGGACTAGGATTCGAAGCCGAATTTCTGGCGGCGACAAAAACAAGCTATGGGGCAGGGCTTGAAGAGGTTGACTTCCGAGGCAACCCAGAGGCATCGCGCACGCGGATCAATAACTGGGTTTCCGGCAAAACCAACGGCCGCATTCCCGATTTGATTCCACCCGGTTTCATCACCCCAATGACGCGGCTCGTGCTGACCAACGCCATTTACTTCAAGGGCGACTGGGCGGCAGCCTTCAACCGGGACGGCACGAATGAAAACGACCAGTTCCGGCTGCCGCGCGGTGGAACGACGTCCGTGGCGATGATGAACCGCGTGGGTCGTTACAGCCACTTTGACGGCGGAACGTTTCAGGCGTTGGTAATGCCCTACCGGGGCGACGACCTCTCGATGGTCGTACTGCTCCCGAACACCGTTGACGGTCTACCGGCTCTCGAGCAGTCGCTGACGGGTGAGAAGCTTCGGGAATGGGTCAACAAAGCAGTTGCCCGCGAAGTTCAGGTCAGTTTTCCGCGCTTCAAGCTCACGCGGCGGCTTGACAGTCTGTCAACCGATTTGCAGGCGCTTGGCATGAAGCTGGCCTTTACCGAAAGCGCCGATTTTTCGGCGATGACCAGCCAGACGCAGCTTTGCATTGACGCCGTTGTACACAAGGCGTTTGTAGAGGTCAACGAGCAGGGTACGGAGGCCGCCGCCGCCACTGGTGTTGGCATGCGGACAACCTCAATCGGCCCTGACCCGGCGCGTCCAGTAGTATTCCGCGCTGATCACCCCTTCCTGTTTCTCATTCGAGACAATCGCAGCGGTGTGGTGTTGTTTATGGGGCGAGTGATGAATCCGTCCGCACAAGACTGA
- a CDS encoding MFS transporter — MVTATLFPSTSPPTRTTGFAAPSALWLVCLAHFVNDAYSSFIFPLLPLMTAHLHLSAAQAFWLIPVYALFSNFLQPVYGMLSDRWSRRGFVLAGPLLAAVFLSAIGLSGSYSWLMVALVAGGLGVGMFHPQGAAMAAVAGGRRRRPAMALFSAAGTVGVACGPVLVTQAVAHHGLRSTIFLAIGGVIAVTALFFWLPPLPAAPHVPPKPTPKPAQASHRRCN, encoded by the coding sequence ATGGTGACAGCGACTCTCTTTCCTTCAACTTCACCGCCGACTCGGACGACTGGCTTTGCCGCGCCCTCGGCGCTATGGCTAGTGTGCCTGGCGCACTTCGTCAATGACGCCTACTCAAGCTTCATTTTCCCCCTACTGCCGCTCATGACGGCGCACTTGCACTTGTCAGCGGCGCAAGCGTTCTGGCTGATTCCGGTTTACGCGCTCTTTTCAAACTTTCTTCAGCCGGTTTATGGGATGCTTTCCGACCGCTGGTCACGGCGCGGCTTCGTGCTGGCCGGGCCACTGCTTGCCGCTGTTTTCCTCTCGGCAATTGGACTGTCTGGGAGCTACAGCTGGCTGATGGTTGCGCTAGTGGCGGGCGGCCTAGGCGTCGGGATGTTTCACCCGCAGGGCGCAGCGATGGCGGCCGTCGCTGGCGGCCGGCGACGACGGCCGGCAATGGCGCTTTTTTCAGCAGCTGGGACGGTCGGCGTCGCCTGCGGCCCAGTGCTGGTCACGCAGGCCGTTGCCCACCACGGGCTGCGTAGTACGATCTTTTTGGCGATTGGCGGCGTCATCGCTGTAACCGCCTTGTTTTTCTGGTTGCCGCCGTTGCCGGCCGCCCCCCACGTCCCGCCGAAGCCCACGCCAAAGCCGGCCCAAGCCTCGCACAGGCGCTGCAACTAG
- a CDS encoding ABC transporter permease, with translation MAPSLAWSNLTHRPARSLATAFGVAVGTVLILLTTGLARGVLAERAERESRVGAHLIIRPAGSFGSGVVSNQPAYPLENVPRIAALPGVRAAVPVIQYALPSDSGVGFRLLEGVPWADYAAMSGVRIIAGRAPQASDEIVIDREQVRQKGFALGERVTLAKHTFTVVGVYDPPSGARIKAPFETLAQLLAAPGRCSMVFVQCWTADEQEAVHQRLRDAFPTDQLIFVRDLPNLYAGGLPALDIFLRVVVGLALVISGLIVSLAMYTSVVERTREIGILKSLGASDAFILSGIEQEALILSSVGFLLGVGLAYLGRWWIINFTAFRAVEFEPGWLATAALVALIGGGGGALYPAWRAMRLDPVEALRYE, from the coding sequence TTGGCGCCTTCTCTGGCCTGGTCGAATCTGACGCACCGCCCAGCGCGTTCACTGGCGACAGCGTTTGGCGTCGCTGTCGGTACTGTACTGATTCTGCTTACAACCGGTTTGGCGCGGGGCGTCCTGGCCGAACGTGCTGAACGCGAGTCGCGAGTCGGGGCGCATCTCATCATCCGTCCGGCGGGGTCGTTCGGCAGCGGCGTCGTGTCGAATCAACCGGCGTACCCATTGGAAAACGTCCCGCGCATCGCGGCGCTGCCCGGCGTCCGCGCCGCCGTGCCAGTAATCCAGTATGCGCTGCCTTCCGATAGTGGCGTTGGCTTTCGTTTGCTTGAAGGCGTGCCGTGGGCAGACTACGCCGCTATGAGCGGGGTACGGATCATTGCCGGGCGCGCACCGCAGGCTTCGGATGAGATTGTGATTGACCGCGAGCAAGTGCGGCAAAAGGGGTTTGCCCTCGGCGAGCGGGTGACGTTGGCGAAGCATACTTTTACGGTGGTAGGTGTATACGACCCGCCTAGTGGCGCGCGCATCAAAGCGCCGTTTGAGACGCTGGCGCAGCTGCTGGCGGCGCCTGGTCGGTGCTCTATGGTGTTCGTCCAGTGCTGGACGGCGGATGAGCAGGAGGCTGTCCACCAACGTCTACGCGACGCTTTTCCGACTGATCAGCTGATTTTTGTACGTGATCTGCCTAACCTCTACGCCGGTGGCTTGCCAGCGCTGGACATCTTTCTGCGGGTGGTCGTCGGGTTGGCGTTGGTGATTAGCGGATTGATTGTGTCGCTGGCGATGTACACCTCCGTGGTGGAGCGCACTCGTGAAATCGGCATCCTCAAGTCGCTCGGCGCAAGCGACGCCTTTATCCTGTCGGGCATTGAGCAGGAAGCGCTCATCCTTAGCAGTGTTGGTTTTTTGTTGGGCGTCGGGTTGGCATACCTTGGGCGTTGGTGGATTATCAACTTCACTGCGTTTCGCGCCGTTGAATTTGAGCCGGGTTGGTTGGCGACGGCGGCGCTCGTGGCTTTGATCGGGGGCGGCGGCGGCGCATTGTATCCGGCGTGGCGGGCGATGCGGCTCGATCCGGTGGAGGCGCTGCGTTATGAGTAA
- a CDS encoding MFS transporter — protein sequence MATVGYIELLRRNSRFRRIWSAQIVSELGDWLNYAALMQLARQYGGGAEVAAVIIAIELLPFPLWSPVAGMVADRFNRRHVMMAADLLRAIIVLGFLLIDRPERLWLIYVLSALQFSLAAFFEPARQALIPSVARPEELITANQLTSITWSFTLGLGGFLGGVVADALGLTAAFLIDAASFLASFAILFGMSDTPRPQPTSAATADAGFWVAVKYLIAHPVTLAVALIKTGISIAGSGVWLLAVVYGQTVFPLGRDGALAVGILNGAHGLGALVGALVAGWFMRRQVNIAWSIFWLFTLRGVFFLLWAGAPRLWMVAAATILITICGSLLWVMSTTLLQRLTPDELRGRVFALEFGALTFAMAGFLWLIGRALDVWGWTPAFTVVATGASAFLVAGGWLALMGVSSLTKLAGDVSPGKPVGEPDAV from the coding sequence ATGGCGACCGTTGGTTACATCGAGCTTCTGCGCCGAAATTCCCGATTTCGGCGCATCTGGTCGGCGCAGATCGTTAGTGAACTAGGCGATTGGCTCAACTACGCCGCGTTGATGCAGTTGGCGCGGCAGTATGGTGGGGGCGCAGAGGTTGCCGCCGTCATCATTGCCATTGAGCTGCTGCCTTTTCCGCTCTGGAGTCCAGTCGCCGGCATGGTCGCTGACCGCTTCAACCGGCGACACGTCATGATGGCCGCTGACCTCCTGCGCGCCATTATCGTCTTGGGCTTCCTCCTAATAGACCGCCCGGAGCGGCTCTGGCTGATTTATGTCCTTTCGGCGCTGCAATTTTCGTTGGCGGCGTTTTTTGAGCCGGCCCGCCAAGCGTTGATTCCGTCCGTCGCGCGCCCGGAAGAACTCATTACGGCCAACCAACTGACCAGTATCACGTGGTCGTTCACCCTAGGGCTGGGCGGCTTTCTGGGGGGCGTCGTCGCTGACGCCCTTGGGCTGACGGCTGCGTTCCTCATTGACGCCGCGTCATTTCTAGCGTCCTTCGCTATTTTGTTTGGGATGTCGGACACGCCGCGTCCACAGCCAACAAGCGCCGCCACAGCCGATGCCGGTTTCTGGGTAGCCGTGAAATATCTCATTGCTCATCCGGTGACGCTCGCCGTGGCGCTTATCAAAACCGGGATTTCAATTGCTGGCAGCGGCGTTTGGCTGCTAGCAGTTGTTTATGGGCAAACCGTCTTTCCGCTGGGTCGGGACGGCGCCCTTGCTGTCGGCATTCTCAACGGGGCGCATGGTTTAGGCGCGTTGGTCGGGGCGCTTGTTGCCGGGTGGTTTATGCGGCGGCAGGTCAACATTGCGTGGAGCATCTTCTGGCTGTTTACTCTGCGCGGTGTGTTTTTCCTGCTTTGGGCCGGCGCACCACGCCTATGGATGGTTGCGGCGGCGACCATTCTCATCACGATCTGCGGCAGTCTGTTGTGGGTGATGAGCACGACGCTGCTTCAGCGGCTGACGCCCGACGAACTGCGTGGGCGCGTCTTCGCGCTTGAGTTCGGCGCGCTGACCTTTGCTATGGCGGGGTTTCTCTGGCTTATCGGGCGGGCGCTCGATGTCTGGGGGTGGACGCCGGCCTTCACCGTTGTGGCGACAGGAGCGTCGGCGTTTTTGGTCGCCGGCGGGTGGTTAGCGCTAATGGGCGTATCATCGCTGACCAAACTCGCCGGAGATGTGTCGCCGGGAAAGCCCGTTGGGGAACCTGACGCCGTCTGA